The Phoenix dactylifera cultivar Barhee BC4 chromosome 12, palm_55x_up_171113_PBpolish2nd_filt_p, whole genome shotgun sequence genome has a window encoding:
- the LOC103698790 gene encoding putative receptor protein kinase ZmPK1: MIKGMYWFVFLLCSSTQFSAMRNPTLSTILTLLFLVFLLLLTFASPSPRSSLTRHSYLSVEDDSDILISPKNSFTCGFHEVGSNAFTFSIWFSNLNSKTIVWTVNRDNPVNGHGSRVTMRKDGNVVLTDYDGTLIWTTSTNSTQAHTQLLDTGNLVVKDPDGTILWQSFDYPTDTLLPNQVFNRNSKLVSAAANGSLSSGPYISYFDSNNVLILMYDTPEFASVYWPDPENKAWENGRATYNGSKYAVLDDMGQFVSSDNWTFKASDLGPGIRRRMTLDYDGNLRLYSLDESTKTWSISWVALSSVCLAHSLCGRNGICVYSPTPQCTCPPGFEVNDPSDWSKGCKRKYNIACHQSHQVQFFALPDTDFWGYDFNYNSSLSFRACRKICKMDCSCEAFGYKKGTGDCFPKIELHNGKSYPGAGNNIFLKIPRSVNASKISPRLQGHDPVCNNPEVSIGKDIRGRSTEKKKWANFYGFISAFFVIEVLFVTFGWLFIFRREKLSAPMEEGYRAMSTQFRRFTYKELKRATRNFKEELGRGGSGAVYKGVLDDERVAAVKKLEDVIQGEEEFHSELSFIGRIYHMNLVRMWGFCSEHSHRLLVSEFVENGSLDKVLFHGDGFLRWSERFKIAVGVAKGLAYLHHECLEWVIHCDVKPENILLGQNFEPKIADFGLAKLLNRGGSGQNLSRIQGTRGYIAPEWASSLPITGKVDVYSYGVVLLELVKGVRVSDWIIGRGEEVEMVLRRSLELLKVNLESGQESWICDFVDSRLDGQFNSKEALMMVEIAVCCLEDERSKRPSMESVVHMLLLSDDELNSHAASFQ; this comes from the coding sequence ATGATCAAGGGCATGTATTGGTTTGTCTTTCTTCTTTGCAGTTCTACTCAGTTCTCTGCTATGAGAAACCCTACTCTTTCCACCATCCTTACCCTTCTCTTTCTCGTCTTCCTGCTCCTCCTTACTTTCGCATCTCCATCACCTAGGAGCTCTCTGACAAGACATTCTTATCTTTCTGTGGAGGATGACTCAGACATCCTCATCTCACCAAAGAATTCATTCACATGCGGCTTCCACGAAGTTGGTTCGAATGCCTTCACCTTCTCTATCTGGTTCTCCAACTTGAACTCCAAGACTATCGTCTGGACAGTGAACCGTGACAATCCTGTGAATGGTCATGGGTCGAGAGTTACGATGCGCAAGGATGGGAATGTGGTTCTAACCGACTATGATGGCACGCtcatttggaccaccagcaccaACTCAACTCAAGCTCACACGCAGCTTCTCGATACTGGGAATCTTGTTGTGAAGGATCCAGATGGTACAATTCTATGGCAAAGCTTTGATTATCCTACTGATACTCTTCTCCCTAACCAGGTATTCAATAGAAATTCTAAACTGGTATCTGCTGCTGCTAACGGATCACTATCTTCAGGCCCCTATATATCTTATTTTGACAGCAATAATGTTTTGATACTCATGTATGATACGCCGGAATTTGCTAGCGTCTACTGGCCTGATCCTGAAAATAAAGCGTGGGAGAATGGCAGAGCAACCTATAATGGCAGTAAATATGCAGTCCTTGATGACATGGGGCAGTTTGTGTCGAGCGATAACTGGACATTCAAAGCTTCTGACTTGGGTCCAGGGATTAGAAGGAGAATGACTCTGGATTATGATGGTAATCTTAGGCTGTACAGCTTGGATGAGTCGACGAAGACGTGGTCGATTTCGTGGGTTGCTCTTTCATCGGTCTGTCTGGCACATTCGCTGTGTGGTAGGAATGGAATCTGTGTCTACTCGCCGACACCCCAATGTACTTGTCCTCCTGGTTTTGAAGTGAATGACCCGAGCGATTGGAGCAAAGGTTGCAAGCGCAAATACAACATCGCCTGCCACCAatctcatcaagttcaatttttcGCACTTCCCGACACAGATTTTTGGGGGTATGACTTCAATTACAATTCTTCCCTGTCATTCAGGGCATGCAGGAAGATTTGCAAAATGGACTGTTCATGCGAAGCGTTTGGGTATAAGAAGGGAACCGGAGATTGTTTTCCAAAAATTGAGCTCCACAATGGAAAAAGTTATCCAGGCGCCGGTAacaacatattcttaaaaataCCGAGATCTGTAAACGCCTCAAAAATCTCTCCTCGTCTTCAAGGGCATGATCCTGTTTGCAACAACCCAGAAGTGAGCATCGGGAAGGATATAAGGGGAAGGAGCaccgagaaaaaaaaatgggcCAATTTCTATGGGTTCATATCAGCTTTTTTCGTAATAGAAGTCCTTTTTGTTACATTTGGTTGGTTGTTTATTTTCAGGAGGGAGAAGCTGTCAGCCCCCATGGAGGAAGGATATAGGGCGATGTCTACTCAATTTCGAAGATTCACTTACAAAGAGCTGAAAAGGGCTACTCGAAACTTCAAGGAAGAGCTCGGGAGGGGAGGCTCGGGAGCCGTGTACAAGGGAGTCTTGGATGatgagagggtggcggcagtcAAGAAGTTGGAAGATGTGATCCAAGGAGAGGAGGAATTTCATTCCGAACTGAGCTTCATAGGGAGAATATACCACATGAATTTAGTGAGAATGTGGGGATTTTGTTCAGAACACTCACACAGGCTCTTAGTTTCTGAGTTCGTGGAGAACGGTTCGCTGGACAAGGTTTTATTTCACGGTGACGGCTTTCTGAGATGGAGTGAGAGGTTTAAAATTGCGGTAGGGGTGGCAAAAGGATTGGCCTATCTTCATCACGAGTGCCTTGAGTGGGTCATCCACTGTGATGTAAAGCCTGAGAATATATTGTTAGGTCAGAATTTTGAGCCCAAGATTGCAGATTTCGGACTGGCCAAACTGTTAAATAGAGGTGGATCTGGACAAAACTTATCACGTATCCAAGGGACGAGGGGTTACATTGCTCCAGAATGGGCTTCGAGTCTTCCAATCACTGGGAAGGTTGATGTCTATAGCTATGGAGTAGTTCTTCTAGAGTTAGTGAAGGGGGTTAGAGTTTCAGACTGGATAATTGGTAGGGGGGAGGAGGTAGAGATGGTACTGAGGAGGTCGCTTGAGTTGCTCAAAGTGAACTTGGAGAGCGGACAAGAGTCATGGATTTGCGACTTTGTTGACTCCAGATTGGATGGACAGTTCAACAGCAAGGAAGCATTGATGATGGTGGAGATAGCAGTCTGCTGCCTCGAAGATGAGAGAAGCAAAAGGCCATCCATGGAATCTGTAGTCCATATGCTCCTTTTATCTGATGACGAGCTAAACTCCCATGCAGCATCTTTCCAGTAA